One part of the Marinobacterium rhizophilum genome encodes these proteins:
- a CDS encoding mandelate racemase/muconate lactonizing enzyme family protein, with product MKISKISVYQVSLPFARGAYRLSGGRSFEALDSTVVEIETDAGLTGWGETCPFGISYLPGFAAGARAGIAELAPVLIGEDPRKLGNINRLMDKTLKGQFYLKSALDLACWDILGKATGMPVYDLLGGMATPRMPIVASVSDTPTAAEMIADIEHFRARGYSHYSAKASGDPDKDISQFRAVAQVIQPGEVLMVDANTGWKQHAALRVMRALREFDLYIESPCASYEETLSVRRQTDHPMILDEVMQGLDIVLRASRDDAADVMNLKVSKVGGLTKARLIKELCVEMGIALTIQDTGGGAFAQAAIAHLAHATPTELLLNVWDCTEMSDVTFGDEGVQVENGYMRASGKPGLGVEPRMAVLGEPVAVYGADHQVSAGH from the coding sequence ATGAAAATTAGCAAAATTTCGGTGTATCAGGTGTCTTTGCCCTTTGCCAGGGGGGCGTATCGGCTGTCCGGAGGGCGTTCGTTCGAAGCGCTGGATAGCACCGTTGTGGAGATCGAGACCGATGCCGGCCTGACCGGCTGGGGTGAAACCTGCCCGTTTGGCATTTCCTACTTGCCCGGTTTTGCCGCAGGCGCCAGGGCTGGCATTGCCGAGCTGGCGCCGGTACTGATCGGTGAGGACCCCAGGAAACTCGGCAACATCAACCGTCTGATGGACAAGACGCTGAAGGGGCAGTTTTACCTGAAATCTGCGCTCGATCTGGCCTGCTGGGATATTCTTGGCAAGGCCACCGGCATGCCGGTGTACGATCTGCTGGGCGGCATGGCAACGCCACGCATGCCGATTGTTGCCTCGGTGTCGGACACGCCGACCGCGGCTGAAATGATCGCGGATATCGAGCACTTTCGTGCCCGGGGCTATAGCCACTATTCGGCCAAGGCCAGTGGTGATCCTGACAAGGATATTTCCCAGTTTCGTGCCGTGGCCCAGGTCATACAGCCGGGCGAAGTACTGATGGTCGACGCCAATACTGGCTGGAAGCAACATGCGGCCCTGCGGGTCATGCGGGCGCTGCGCGAGTTTGATCTCTATATCGAGTCCCCCTGCGCCAGCTACGAAGAGACGCTATCGGTGCGCAGGCAGACCGACCATCCCATGATCCTGGACGAGGTTATGCAGGGCCTCGACATAGTGCTGCGCGCCTCGCGGGATGACGCCGCCGATGTCATGAACCTTAAGGTTTCCAAGGTCGGTGGCCTGACAAAGGCGCGGCTGATCAAGGAGCTTTGTGTCGAAATGGGCATTGCGCTGACCATTCAGGATACCGGTGGTGGTGCCTTTGCCCAGGCCGCAATCGCCCATCTCGCCCATGCGACACCAACGGAGCTTTTGCTGAATGTCTGGGACTGCACGGAAATGTCTGATGTGACCTTTGGCGATGAAGGCGTGCAGGTCGAGAACGGTTATATGCGTGCATCCGGCAAGCCGGGGTTGGGGGTTGAGCCGCGTATGGCGGTGCTGGGCGAACCGGTGGCTGTTTATGGTGCGGACCACCAGGTTTCAGCGGGTCACTGA
- a CDS encoding mandelate racemase/muconate lactonizing enzyme family protein, translating to MKIASIDVFQVDLRGRHGGQALSGGRVVASVDSTIVRLVTDTGIIGWGESVPWGPVYLPAFARGVRAAIDEMAPQLIGLDPRQLGVMCEAMDQLLMGHGYAKHGLEMACWDIFGKSTGLPLYMLLGGMQSQELKVSAHIGARVDPQLEGMMARYRGDGIKQFAAKASGDAKADIAFIRALGERLEWDESVKVDVNGGWRVDEGLRVIRGIGDIDITLEQPCRTYEECRDLRRACGIPMILDECAADLNLLLRAREDGVLDGVSIKPGRVGGLSAARRMRDFCAELNVGVHIQCMGGSGITSAAISHLAHSTPERVLLHVWDPMNLIETETTDGAPVVERSRIRVDDRPGLGVSPRADVLGQPVARYR from the coding sequence ATGAAAATAGCATCGATAGACGTGTTCCAGGTGGACCTGCGCGGGCGGCACGGCGGTCAGGCGTTGTCCGGCGGGCGCGTTGTTGCCAGCGTCGATTCCACCATTGTCAGGCTGGTCACGGATACAGGTATCATCGGCTGGGGCGAAAGTGTGCCCTGGGGGCCCGTCTACCTGCCAGCCTTTGCCCGCGGAGTACGTGCAGCCATTGATGAGATGGCACCGCAGCTGATCGGGCTCGATCCGCGACAGCTGGGTGTCATGTGCGAGGCCATGGATCAGCTGCTGATGGGGCACGGCTATGCCAAGCATGGGCTGGAAATGGCGTGCTGGGATATTTTCGGCAAGTCCACCGGGCTGCCGCTGTACATGCTGCTCGGTGGCATGCAGAGCCAGGAGCTGAAAGTCTCGGCCCATATCGGTGCCCGTGTCGATCCGCAGCTGGAGGGCATGATGGCGCGCTATCGCGGCGATGGCATCAAGCAATTTGCGGCCAAGGCCAGTGGTGATGCCAAGGCTGATATCGCCTTTATTCGGGCGCTTGGCGAACGCCTGGAATGGGACGAGAGCGTCAAGGTCGACGTGAATGGAGGCTGGCGAGTTGATGAAGGTTTGCGTGTTATACGTGGTATCGGGGATATCGATATTACCCTCGAGCAACCGTGTCGAACCTACGAGGAGTGCCGGGACCTGCGCAGGGCCTGCGGCATCCCGATGATCCTGGATGAGTGCGCGGCAGACCTCAATCTATTGCTGCGGGCCCGTGAAGACGGGGTGCTGGATGGGGTCAGTATCAAGCCGGGGCGTGTTGGCGGCCTGTCTGCAGCAAGGCGCATGCGCGACTTTTGCGCCGAGCTGAATGTCGGTGTGCATATCCAGTGCATGGGCGGCAGCGGCATTACCAGTGCCGCCATCAGCCACCTGGCCCACTCGACGCCCGAGCGTGTGTTGCTGCATGTGTGGGACCCGATGAATCTTATCGAGACGGAGACGACCGATGGTGCACCTGTTGTCGAGCGCAGCCGTATTCGGGTTGACGACAGGCCAGGGCTCGGGGTCAGCCCCAGGGCCGATGTGCTGGGACAGCCGGTAGCACGGTACCGTTAA
- a CDS encoding aconitase X — translation MVQLSEYDERLLSGAEGKAKQLAMQVMLKAAEVSGAPCLIDVSLAHVNSCFYSGEVGVDFAEFLLAEGGTVAVPTLTNVGLIDLLHPELRPEKSNEAAVKGAKRLMAIYEQLGCEVVWTCAPYQLKKRPGLGDQIVGSESNAVAFYNSVLGARTNKYGDFLDICAAVTGRAPLAGLHRDECRRGEILFRLADIPMALRQEDIFYHVLGIVLGWESGSQIPVIDGLPATASEDQLKAISAAGAASGSVSLFHAVGVTPEATTLDDAFQGGKPDRVVDISPQMLIKARDALTNSTAGKLGAVCLGTPHFSYTEFQQLVPLVEGRKVHPEVNFYISTSRFILDQVREKGWLAIIEQAGIRMIVDTCTYFTPVVNGIQGRVMTNSGKWAYYAPGMLKLGVVFGSMQECVESAVRGDVWRDEQLWSGEFWGRAAV, via the coding sequence ATGGTGCAACTGAGTGAGTATGACGAGCGCCTGCTATCGGGCGCAGAAGGGAAGGCCAAGCAGCTCGCCATGCAGGTGATGCTCAAGGCGGCCGAAGTGTCGGGCGCACCCTGCCTGATCGATGTGAGCCTGGCCCATGTCAACAGCTGCTTTTACAGTGGCGAGGTGGGGGTGGATTTCGCGGAATTCCTGCTGGCCGAGGGCGGTACCGTCGCGGTACCGACGCTGACTAACGTGGGTCTTATCGATCTGCTGCACCCGGAACTGCGGCCGGAAAAATCCAATGAGGCGGCAGTGAAGGGCGCCAAGCGCCTGATGGCGATCTACGAGCAGCTTGGCTGCGAGGTTGTCTGGACCTGCGCACCCTATCAGCTGAAAAAGCGCCCGGGCCTGGGTGACCAGATCGTCGGCTCCGAGTCCAATGCCGTGGCGTTCTACAATTCGGTGCTGGGCGCGCGTACCAACAAGTACGGTGATTTTCTGGATATCTGTGCCGCGGTCACGGGGCGAGCGCCCTTGGCCGGCTTGCATCGGGACGAATGCCGCCGGGGCGAGATTTTGTTCCGCCTGGCCGATATTCCCATGGCCCTTCGCCAGGAGGATATTTTCTACCATGTGCTGGGTATCGTGCTGGGCTGGGAGTCCGGCAGCCAAATCCCGGTTATCGACGGCCTGCCGGCCACGGCCAGCGAGGATCAGCTGAAGGCGATCAGTGCCGCAGGTGCGGCGTCCGGGTCGGTGAGCCTGTTCCATGCCGTTGGGGTTACGCCGGAGGCGACGACCCTGGATGATGCCTTCCAGGGGGGCAAGCCCGACAGGGTCGTTGATATCAGCCCGCAGATGCTGATCAAGGCACGGGATGCCCTGACCAACTCCACCGCAGGGAAACTGGGGGCTGTCTGCCTGGGCACGCCGCATTTTTCCTACACCGAATTCCAGCAACTGGTCCCCCTGGTGGAAGGCCGCAAGGTGCACCCCGAGGTCAATTTCTACATATCCACCAGTCGCTTTATCCTGGACCAGGTGCGGGAAAAGGGCTGGCTGGCGATTATTGAGCAGGCCGGTATCAGGATGATTGTCGATACCTGCACCTATTTCACGCCGGTGGTGAACGGCATCCAGGGGCGGGTCATGACCAACTCCGGCAAGTGGGCCTACTATGCGCCGGGTATGCTCAAGCTGGGCGTGGTCTTTGGCAGCATGCAGGAGTGCGTCGAGTCGGCCGTACGGGGTGATGTCTGGCGCGATGAGCAGCTGTGGAGCGGTGAATTCTGGGGGAGGGCGGCGGTATGA
- a CDS encoding SDR family oxidoreductase: protein MQISLKGKRVFISAGAAGMGRATVLAMHKLGATVFTCDVDSEALATLPPEVTSYVCDVSSSSEVDAMFDQFLPGGLDILVNNAGVGGPTKPVENVTDDEWRQTMGVCIDAQFYCARRAVPVFRAQKQGVIINLVSAAGILGFPNRSPYVAAKWAVTGFTQTLAMELGPDNIRVNGIVPGNVNGERMERVIKAHAAAEDIDPEEVRRLYAIGTSMQCYVDPEEIADLICFLTSDYGRHISGQIVGVDGNTETLYPRT from the coding sequence ATGCAGATTTCACTCAAGGGCAAGCGGGTTTTCATTTCTGCCGGTGCCGCCGGCATGGGGCGGGCCACGGTGCTGGCCATGCACAAGCTCGGTGCGACCGTATTCACCTGTGACGTCGACAGCGAAGCGCTGGCTACGCTGCCGCCGGAGGTGACCAGCTATGTCTGCGACGTGTCCAGTTCCAGCGAAGTGGATGCCATGTTTGATCAGTTCCTGCCGGGCGGGCTGGATATCCTGGTAAACAACGCCGGCGTGGGCGGCCCAACCAAGCCGGTCGAGAATGTCACCGATGACGAGTGGCGCCAGACCATGGGTGTCTGTATCGATGCCCAGTTCTACTGTGCGCGTCGTGCCGTGCCGGTTTTCCGTGCGCAGAAGCAGGGTGTGATCATCAACCTGGTGTCTGCCGCCGGCATCCTGGGCTTCCCGAATCGCAGCCCTTACGTTGCGGCCAAGTGGGCCGTGACGGGTTTCACCCAGACGCTCGCCATGGAGTTGGGTCCGGACAATATCCGCGTCAACGGCATCGTGCCGGGTAACGTTAACGGCGAGCGCATGGAGCGGGTCATCAAGGCCCATGCCGCGGCGGAAGATATCGACCCTGAAGAAGTGCGCCGTCTCTATGCCATTGGCACCTCCATGCAGTGCTACGTGGACCCGGAGGAGATCGCCGACCTGATCTGCTTCCTGACCTCCGATTATGGCCGTCATATCTCCGGCCAGATCGTCGGTGTGGATGGCAATACCGAAACCCTGTATCCGCGCACCTGA
- a CDS encoding LysR substrate-binding domain-containing protein, whose amino-acid sequence MRNLSRQLPPLSSLVAFDAAARNLSFKQAAQDLNLTQAAISRQIRLLEENLGVRLFLRSHRAVRLTPEGRSFAHVVAGSLEQLANGAQELRTQSQGTTVAVAADLAIASFWLMPRLSRFRALHPDISIRVVASDELPESLREEVDVTIQLGKQDDSGQDARFLFEAEVFPVCSPDFLARHPGLESPEDLLATTLLRLEDERWDWMDWQAWFTENHVQLKGSRKDIYINNYPLLIQAALSGQGVALGWNHLIQDLLASGMLMRPVAASVHTRRGFYLLLPEEKPPCPDVDIFCDWVIAECRIDQPS is encoded by the coding sequence ATGCGAAATCTTTCCCGGCAATTGCCCCCCCTGTCATCGCTGGTGGCGTTTGATGCCGCTGCCCGCAACCTGAGCTTCAAGCAGGCCGCGCAGGATCTGAACCTGACCCAGGCGGCGATCAGTCGCCAGATACGCCTGCTGGAGGAAAACCTGGGAGTGCGGCTGTTCCTGCGCTCCCACCGTGCGGTGCGCCTGACGCCGGAGGGTCGCAGCTTTGCCCATGTCGTGGCCGGTTCCCTGGAGCAGCTGGCCAACGGTGCGCAGGAGTTGCGCACCCAGAGCCAGGGCACGACGGTGGCGGTGGCGGCAGACCTGGCCATTGCATCCTTCTGGCTGATGCCGCGCCTGAGTCGCTTTCGTGCGCTGCATCCGGATATTTCGATTCGCGTGGTGGCATCGGACGAGCTGCCTGAATCCCTGCGCGAGGAGGTTGATGTCACGATTCAGCTTGGCAAACAGGACGACTCGGGCCAGGACGCGCGTTTTCTGTTCGAGGCCGAGGTGTTTCCGGTGTGCAGCCCGGACTTTCTGGCACGGCACCCGGGGCTTGAAAGTCCCGAGGACCTGCTGGCGACAACACTGCTGCGGCTGGAAGACGAGCGCTGGGACTGGATGGACTGGCAAGCCTGGTTTACCGAGAACCATGTACAGCTCAAGGGCAGTCGCAAGGACATCTATATCAACAACTACCCGTTGCTGATTCAGGCAGCCTTGAGTGGTCAGGGCGTTGCGCTGGGCTGGAATCACCTGATTCAGGATCTGCTGGCCAGTGGCATGCTGATGCGGCCTGTCGCGGCCTCGGTGCACACCCGGCGGGGGTTTTATCTGCTCTTGCCGGAGGAAAAGCCGCCATGCCCCGACGTTGATATCTTCTGCGACTGGGTGATCGCCGAGTGCCGTATCGACCAGCCGTCCTGA
- a CDS encoding aconitase X swivel domain-containing protein, with product MKLQGKVLNAGSASGDVLVLDEPLSFWGGYDPETGTIIDQQHPQVGAVMTGKIVVMPGTRGSSGTPGVLGESLRLCTGPAGLVLNKPDINVTAAALVVSTLYDMHCPVVALDETAFRTLHARTPISIEADGSVTQQA from the coding sequence ATGAAATTGCAGGGCAAGGTATTAAACGCGGGCAGTGCCAGTGGCGACGTACTTGTGCTTGATGAACCCTTGAGTTTCTGGGGCGGCTACGATCCCGAGACCGGCACCATCATTGATCAGCAGCATCCACAGGTGGGCGCGGTCATGACCGGCAAGATCGTGGTGATGCCGGGAACGCGCGGCTCCTCCGGAACGCCGGGGGTGCTGGGGGAATCATTGCGCCTGTGCACCGGCCCTGCCGGGCTGGTGCTTAACAAACCCGATATCAACGTGACGGCCGCCGCCCTGGTGGTATCGACACTCTACGATATGCATTGCCCGGTGGTGGCGCTGGACGAGACCGCGTTCAGAACGCTGCATGCCCGCACGCCTATCAGCATAGAAGCGGATGGTTCGGTGACACAGCAGGCGTAA